One window of Chamaesiphon minutus PCC 6605 genomic DNA carries:
- a CDS encoding MBOAT family O-acyltransferase produces the protein MLFNSIDFIFIYLPIALCGFWLASIFQNRSIVIGWLVLISLIFYSIWSYQFLLLLLFSVAINWAIGIALSHQRRNLPDGAKMNAAVKLLLILGIIFDLSFLGYFKYVNFFIDTVNTFGFRLELLDGLVLPLGISFYTFEQMSYLVGIAKGEVKSYSLPRFLLFVTFFPHLIAGPILNANELNYQLQKFNYRLDYRNLAVGFTIFAFGLFKKTAIADSVAVFATPIFIAAERGESISFLLAWQAAIAYTLQLYFDFSGYSDMAIGLSNMFNIKLPMNFFSPYQAVGIGDFWRRWHISLGRFLRDYLYIPLGGSRNGELRTYINLSLTMLLGGLWHGASWTFIVWGGLHGIYLCIDRGWQKFLKHRGLVFESGYHYWLARMLTFLAVIVSWVIFRAETLNGASHMLMGLFGGNGLMLPEMFADRFSMLRGIGIEFGTLNYHSGIQGSLLLLLILSVALFLPNLYQFTMREPAALDIYKNLNGQQPAWYAWQPTFGYALLTFGIFVISLGFCNQASEFLYFQF, from the coding sequence ATGCTGTTCAACTCAATTGATTTTATCTTTATTTATCTACCGATCGCCTTATGTGGTTTCTGGCTGGCTAGCATCTTCCAAAATCGCTCTATAGTCATTGGTTGGCTAGTTTTGATTTCACTGATCTTTTATTCGATCTGGAGTTATCAGTTCCTACTCCTATTGTTATTCAGTGTTGCTATCAACTGGGCGATCGGCATAGCACTTTCACATCAGCGTAGAAATCTCCCCGACGGTGCGAAAATGAATGCCGCAGTCAAGTTATTGCTAATCCTCGGTATTATCTTCGATCTGAGCTTTCTTGGTTATTTTAAGTACGTTAACTTCTTCATTGATACAGTTAATACTTTTGGATTCAGATTGGAGCTACTCGATGGTCTTGTGCTGCCATTGGGGATCTCTTTCTATACTTTCGAGCAGATGAGCTATTTAGTAGGTATTGCCAAAGGAGAAGTTAAGTCATACAGCTTACCGCGCTTTTTGCTGTTCGTTACCTTCTTTCCCCATCTGATTGCTGGTCCGATCCTAAACGCTAATGAATTGAATTACCAACTTCAAAAATTCAACTACCGGCTCGATTATCGCAATCTTGCTGTCGGTTTCACTATATTTGCCTTCGGACTATTCAAAAAAACGGCGATCGCTGATTCTGTGGCTGTTTTTGCTACACCAATTTTTATAGCTGCTGAGCGCGGAGAGTCAATTAGCTTCCTTCTTGCTTGGCAAGCCGCCATTGCTTACACGCTCCAACTCTATTTTGATTTTTCCGGTTACAGCGATATGGCGATCGGATTATCAAATATGTTTAATATCAAGCTGCCGATGAACTTCTTTTCTCCTTACCAAGCTGTCGGAATCGGTGATTTTTGGCGGCGTTGGCACATTAGCCTCGGTCGATTTTTACGTGACTATCTCTATATTCCGTTGGGTGGTAGCCGCAATGGTGAGTTACGTACCTACATCAACCTATCACTCACCATGTTACTGGGGGGACTGTGGCATGGGGCGAGCTGGACTTTTATTGTCTGGGGCGGGCTGCATGGAATTTACCTATGTATCGATCGTGGCTGGCAAAAATTTCTTAAACATAGAGGTCTGGTGTTTGAGTCTGGATATCATTACTGGTTAGCTCGGATGCTAACTTTCTTGGCAGTAATTGTTTCCTGGGTCATATTTCGAGCTGAAACTTTGAACGGTGCTAGTCACATGTTGATGGGCTTGTTTGGTGGCAATGGCTTAATGCTGCCGGAGATGTTTGCAGATAGATTTAGTATGCTCCGTGGCATTGGAATTGAGTTTGGAACGCTAAATTATCATAGTGGCATCCAAGGATCTTTGTTGCTATTGCTGATACTGAGTGTTGCACTTTTCTTACCCAACCTTTATCAGTTCACGATGCGTGAGCCTGCGGCTCTCGATATCTACAAAAACCTCAACGGTCAGCAGCCAGCTTGGTACGCTTGGCAACCAACTTTTGGTTATGCTTTGCTGACATTTGGCATCTTTGTTATTTCCCTAGGCTTCTGCAATCAAGCCAGTGAGTTTCTATATTTCCAGTTCTAA
- a CDS encoding glycosyltransferase family 2 protein, with protein sequence MNQPLVSILINNYNYGSYLNAAIDSSLNQTYLNTEIIVVDDGSTDSSQEIIRSYGDKIKPVFKPNGGQASAFNAGFVKSSGNIICFLDSDDIFLPTKVEEVIRVFAKFNDIDWVFHPLFSMQTDELKKDILNPLFECKSQLLTIEEIDFRDSMRAGELPRFVPQTSAFSFSRKILKQIFPIPEDRKTYLGDTYLAMACVSQSKGCVIDKKISIYRLHGDNAYSNKEIIKSRETFMKLHLVTGYWLRTNFSDLSRYTNKFFSKGLACFWLSKNPHARYKEFIKNYFAYLSTLEKILVIMLSAYYFQKTLLRKSLP encoded by the coding sequence ATGAATCAACCATTGGTCAGTATCCTCATCAACAATTATAACTACGGTTCTTATCTTAATGCAGCAATCGATAGCTCTTTAAATCAAACCTATCTTAACACAGAGATTATCGTAGTAGACGATGGTTCTACAGATAGTTCACAGGAGATTATTAGAAGTTATGGAGATAAGATTAAACCTGTGTTCAAGCCTAACGGTGGACAAGCATCAGCATTTAATGCAGGCTTTGTAAAAAGTAGTGGAAATATTATTTGTTTTCTTGATTCTGACGACATTTTTCTGCCAACTAAAGTAGAAGAGGTCATTAGAGTATTTGCTAAATTTAATGATATTGACTGGGTTTTTCATCCGCTTTTTTCCATGCAAACAGACGAACTAAAAAAAGATATCTTGAACCCATTGTTTGAATGCAAATCTCAGTTATTAACCATTGAAGAGATTGATTTTAGAGATTCGATGAGAGCTGGTGAACTCCCTCGATTTGTTCCACAGACATCTGCGTTCAGTTTCTCTCGCAAAATTCTTAAGCAGATTTTTCCAATTCCAGAAGACAGAAAAACTTATCTAGGAGATACATATCTGGCTATGGCTTGCGTGTCTCAAAGTAAAGGATGCGTTATTGACAAAAAAATATCAATCTATAGATTGCATGGTGATAATGCGTATTCAAATAAGGAAATAATCAAGTCTAGAGAAACCTTTATGAAATTACATCTTGTCACAGGATATTGGTTGCGAACTAATTTTTCCGACTTATCAAGGTATACTAATAAATTCTTCTCAAAAGGATTAGCATGTTTCTGGCTTAGTAAAAATCCTCATGCACGGTATAAAGAGTTTATTAAAAACTATTTTGCTTATTTGTCTACATTAGAGAAGATTCTTGTTATTATGTTGTCTGCATACTATTTTCAAAAAACTCTTTTAAGGAAAAGCCTGCCATGA
- a CDS encoding glycosyltransferase → MRVLTVHNNYREPGGEEQIFTSESALLESKGNEVVRYTLDNESISTDNPLLLGKNTLWNSKVYRELRSLIRQNRPQIAHFHNTFPLISPSAYYAAKDEGVAVVQTLHNYRLLCPNALFFREGRVCEDCLGRVIPLPGIVHGCYRGNRRDSAMVALTTSFHTMLGTWTNAVDKFIVISQFAMNKFIQGGLPAEKLALKSNFLHPVPPPGEGTGGYAVYVGRLSIEKGLGVLLEAWRQLEHKIPLKILGDGPMAGLVTEAVKEMPEIEWLGRRPSHEVYEIVGNASFLVFPSEWYETFGQVAIEAFAKGTPVVASNIGAVPELVSVERSGLLFRPSDPTDLAAKIDWLLAHPLKLAQMRLTARSEFESKYTADNNYQRLIEIYQSAMAV, encoded by the coding sequence ATGAGAGTTTTAACCGTCCATAATAACTACCGAGAACCGGGCGGCGAAGAGCAAATTTTTACCTCTGAGTCTGCCTTGCTGGAATCCAAGGGGAATGAGGTCGTTAGATATACCCTTGACAATGAAAGTATCTCTACTGACAATCCCTTACTTTTAGGCAAAAATACTCTATGGAACAGTAAAGTCTATCGAGAGTTGAGATCGCTAATCCGCCAAAATCGGCCTCAAATTGCCCACTTTCACAACACTTTTCCATTGATTTCCCCATCGGCTTATTATGCCGCCAAAGACGAAGGTGTGGCCGTTGTCCAAACCTTGCATAATTATCGACTACTGTGTCCCAACGCCCTATTTTTTCGAGAAGGTCGCGTCTGCGAAGATTGCTTGGGTCGAGTCATCCCTTTACCAGGGATAGTGCATGGGTGTTATCGCGGTAATCGCCGCGATAGTGCGATGGTGGCGTTAACAACCAGCTTTCACACTATGTTAGGAACTTGGACTAATGCGGTAGATAAGTTCATTGTCATCAGCCAGTTTGCCATGAACAAGTTTATTCAAGGCGGGCTACCTGCCGAAAAGCTCGCCTTAAAAAGTAACTTTTTACATCCCGTACCTCCACCCGGTGAAGGTACGGGTGGCTATGCAGTATATGTGGGGCGGCTATCGATCGAGAAAGGTCTAGGGGTACTGCTAGAAGCTTGGCGACAACTGGAGCACAAGATCCCACTCAAAATCTTAGGCGACGGGCCGATGGCGGGGCTGGTGACTGAAGCCGTAAAAGAAATGCCCGAAATTGAGTGGTTGGGACGTAGACCCTCGCACGAAGTCTATGAAATTGTTGGAAATGCATCTTTTTTGGTGTTTCCATCTGAGTGGTATGAGACATTCGGTCAAGTCGCGATCGAAGCTTTTGCTAAAGGTACACCAGTGGTCGCCTCCAACATCGGGGCGGTCCCCGAACTGGTGAGTGTGGAGCGGAGCGGATTACTGTTCCGTCCGAGCGACCCAACCGATCTGGCAGCCAAAATCGATTGGCTACTGGCACATCCCCTCAAACTGGCTCAAATGCGGCTTACAGCTCGATCTGAATTTGAATCCAAGTACACTGCCGACAACAATTATCAACGGCTAATTGAAATTTACCAGTCCGCGATGGCAGTGTAA
- a CDS encoding class I SAM-dependent methyltransferase, with amino-acid sequence MDRERLNFVEDIIMSMLLNIGCGTVYHKKWVNIDLNSNSSDVIQHDLSKGLPFESNSFDACYSSHVLEHLRKLEADFFIKEQKRILRKDGIVRIVVPDLETICRNYIRYLDELVSGDLSHEFRYDYSLLELYDQTTRDNPGGELLKLWSSQNITDLDYVVARHGKEALDHIQKVSSDNISSYKMRLMKLLTNLREVRKASIKMRSKLAELSVSFFAGEKMALSFRNGAFRDSGEIHRVMYDRYSLQRLLSNHGFIKIAICQPTQSSILDFNQYQLDSFEGKTRKPDSLFIEAVKA; translated from the coding sequence ATGGATCGTGAACGTTTAAACTTTGTAGAGGATATTATTATGTCTATGCTTCTAAATATTGGTTGTGGTACTGTTTATCACAAAAAGTGGGTAAATATAGACTTAAATTCAAACTCGTCAGATGTAATCCAACACGACTTAAGTAAGGGCTTGCCTTTTGAATCTAACAGCTTTGATGCTTGTTATAGTTCTCATGTTCTTGAACACTTAAGGAAACTAGAAGCTGATTTCTTTATCAAAGAGCAGAAAAGAATTCTACGAAAAGACGGGATTGTCAGAATTGTCGTCCCAGATCTCGAAACCATTTGCAGAAACTACATTAGATACTTGGATGAATTAGTTTCGGGTGATTTATCACATGAATTTAGATATGATTACTCTTTACTTGAGCTGTACGACCAAACTACTAGAGACAACCCTGGAGGTGAGCTGTTAAAGCTTTGGTCATCTCAAAATATTACTGACTTAGATTATGTTGTAGCAAGGCATGGTAAAGAAGCTTTAGATCATATTCAAAAAGTAAGTTCAGATAATATCTCTAGTTATAAAATGAGGCTGATGAAGCTACTAACTAATTTAAGGGAAGTTCGTAAAGCTAGTATTAAAATGAGATCGAAATTAGCAGAATTATCAGTTTCGTTTTTTGCAGGTGAAAAAATGGCTCTATCTTTCCGCAATGGTGCTTTCAGAGATTCAGGTGAAATACATCGCGTCATGTACGATCGATATAGTCTTCAGCGACTTCTTTCAAATCATGGTTTTATTAAGATAGCTATTTGCCAGCCCACTCAAAGCAGTATTCTTGATTTTAATCAATACCAACTTGATAGTTTTGAAGGAAAAACAAGAAAACCTGATTCGCTATTCATTGAGGCGGTAAAAGCCTAA
- a CDS encoding glycosyltransferase, translating to MSNSNIIVFNGRLLSASETFIRAQGEGLQKFTPYYVGARRVRGLSLPPERTLVVNQGSAPGVVEEVLFKIYGFAPKFYKKIQKLNPVLIHAHFGVCGALALPLKAKLNVPMVVTFHGLDATMTDSYARKNSLSTRIYLKRREALKCEATLFIGVSEFIKQRLIAQGFPSEKVITHALGVDIEQFQSEPAKLSRQPIVLFVGRFSEKKGCEYLIRAMAEVQKVATEIELILIGDGELRPELEVLASKLLCRYQFLGFQPQSVVKSWMDRSMLLVVPSVTAANGDSEGLPTVVVEAQAMGLPVVASNHAGIPQAVIHGETGFLTAERDIAGLAESILRLLEDPELWQRFSLNGKEHVQKNFNLEKQTRILENIYESVLENKALK from the coding sequence ATGTCTAATTCAAATATCATTGTCTTTAATGGTAGACTACTTTCCGCATCCGAAACTTTTATCCGCGCGCAGGGAGAGGGACTACAAAAATTCACTCCTTATTATGTTGGGGCGCGGAGAGTTCGAGGGCTATCTTTACCACCAGAGCGTACCCTCGTTGTGAACCAGGGTAGTGCCCCTGGGGTTGTCGAGGAAGTGCTGTTTAAAATATATGGATTTGCACCAAAATTCTATAAAAAAATACAAAAACTCAATCCGGTTTTAATTCATGCTCATTTTGGAGTATGTGGTGCTTTAGCCTTACCATTAAAAGCTAAACTCAATGTGCCAATGGTGGTTACTTTTCATGGACTCGATGCTACGATGACCGATAGTTATGCTCGAAAAAATTCTTTAAGCACGAGAATTTATCTCAAGCGACGTGAAGCTCTAAAATGTGAAGCGACTTTATTTATAGGCGTTTCTGAGTTCATCAAACAAAGATTAATAGCACAGGGTTTTCCCTCAGAAAAAGTAATCACTCATGCGCTGGGAGTTGACATCGAGCAATTTCAATCCGAGCCAGCAAAATTGTCGCGCCAGCCGATCGTTCTGTTTGTAGGACGGTTCTCAGAAAAGAAAGGGTGTGAATATCTGATTCGAGCGATGGCTGAAGTCCAAAAAGTTGCAACCGAAATCGAACTAATTCTAATTGGTGATGGAGAGCTAAGACCCGAACTAGAAGTATTAGCCTCTAAACTCCTCTGTCGCTACCAATTTTTGGGATTTCAACCACAATCCGTAGTCAAAAGTTGGATGGATCGATCGATGTTGTTAGTCGTGCCTAGTGTTACTGCGGCTAACGGAGATTCCGAAGGACTGCCGACTGTGGTCGTAGAAGCCCAAGCCATGGGGTTACCTGTGGTGGCTTCAAATCATGCAGGTATTCCGCAAGCTGTAATTCACGGCGAAACAGGTTTTCTGACCGCCGAGCGAGATATTGCTGGATTAGCAGAATCGATCTTGCGGTTGCTTGAAGATCCCGAACTTTGGCAGCGGTTCAGTCTCAATGGTAAAGAGCATGTTCAAAAAAACTTTAATCTGGAAAAACAAACAAGAATTTTAGAGAACATCTACGAATCTGTACTAGAGAATAAGGCTCTTAAGTAG
- a CDS encoding glycosyltransferase family 4 protein translates to MHDIRIAWLLPVAWFYWQPAIAELTKFFPNTTVFTGLFPGFAKGLEGGLKVEVVGEFKVIEIAKDENSYGDNFTYLSPKIIGHLLKLRPQVIFSSSFGIWTMIALLLKPLFWWRVIIAYEGCSPGVDYRNSAARLFVRRLMIWMADAYITNSNAGSEYLIEILKAKKELVFVQPYEIPDEHTLPAIAEGEQLEQLNLPPHQPVFLFVGQIIPRKGLPLLLQACSLLQARGYQQFTLLVVGNGPQQQELETFCQEHHLSDRVRWAGRVNFDKIGTYFHNADVFVLPTLEDTWGVVTLEAMLLGKPILCSSGAGTSELVVSGENGYVFTPEDPDKLADLMQLFLDDPTLILAMGARSQQIMAQYTPLAAAQCMAEVAELVMANRADLPASI, encoded by the coding sequence ATGCATGATATTCGTATTGCTTGGCTGTTGCCAGTAGCCTGGTTTTATTGGCAACCTGCGATTGCCGAATTGACAAAGTTTTTTCCCAACACAACCGTATTCACTGGTCTATTTCCAGGGTTTGCCAAAGGATTAGAAGGAGGACTTAAAGTTGAAGTAGTCGGCGAATTCAAAGTGATCGAGATTGCTAAAGATGAAAATAGCTACGGTGATAACTTTACCTATCTATCGCCCAAAATTATCGGACACCTACTCAAACTTAGACCACAAGTCATTTTTTCTAGTTCGTTTGGGATCTGGACAATGATTGCTTTGCTGCTCAAGCCCTTATTTTGGTGGCGAGTAATCATTGCTTATGAAGGCTGTTCGCCAGGAGTTGACTACCGCAATTCAGCCGCAAGGTTATTTGTCAGGCGGCTAATGATTTGGATGGCTGATGCTTACATTACTAACAGTAATGCTGGCAGTGAGTACCTCATTGAGATCTTGAAAGCCAAAAAAGAGTTGGTGTTTGTCCAACCTTATGAAATTCCAGACGAGCACACATTGCCAGCTATTGCTGAAGGCGAACAGCTAGAACAACTAAATTTGCCGCCACATCAGCCAGTCTTTTTATTTGTAGGTCAGATTATTCCCCGCAAGGGTTTACCGCTGTTGCTACAAGCTTGTAGCCTATTGCAAGCCAGAGGCTACCAACAATTCACCCTTCTAGTTGTCGGAAATGGCCCCCAGCAGCAAGAATTAGAGACTTTTTGTCAGGAGCACCACCTGAGCGATCGCGTGCGATGGGCAGGCAGAGTGAACTTCGATAAGATCGGCACTTATTTTCACAACGCTGATGTTTTTGTCTTGCCAACATTGGAAGATACTTGGGGCGTGGTGACGCTCGAAGCGATGTTACTGGGGAAACCAATCCTGTGCTCTAGCGGTGCTGGGACATCAGAACTGGTAGTCTCTGGGGAAAATGGTTATGTCTTCACACCCGAAGATCCCGATAAGCTAGCCGATCTGATGCAGCTATTCCTGGACGATCCCACCTTAATTCTAGCGATGGGAGCGCGATCTCAGCAGATTATGGCTCAGTACACCCCATTGGCGGCAGCGCAATGTATGGCTGAAGTTGCAGAATTGGTAATGGCTAATCGAGCCGATCTACCAGCCTCAATCTAA
- a CDS encoding ElyC/SanA/YdcF family protein, with product MMPIATFCICIDEIAIFALAFLTTCLIAAIGLSIFNIHVFLSKNSPIEAEVLVVEGWLPDYALQSAAMEFKDGAYHKLITIGGTIPRGSYLSEYANFAELSAATLIALGVDPQHLTIVADLSQSPDRTASSAAILARWLATSELEVTAINLFSFGAHARRSWLLFKDILEPEIHIGIVSCEPLNYDPKSWWHSSEGVRTVISELLAYLYVRIFNF from the coding sequence ATGATGCCGATCGCTACATTCTGTATTTGCATCGACGAAATAGCAATATTTGCACTTGCATTTTTAACAACTTGTCTAATTGCGGCGATCGGTTTGTCAATTTTCAATATTCATGTCTTTTTGTCTAAAAACTCACCGATCGAGGCAGAGGTATTAGTTGTGGAAGGATGGTTGCCAGACTATGCACTCCAGTCAGCAGCCATGGAATTCAAAGATGGTGCTTATCATAAACTGATTACTATTGGCGGTACAATTCCCAGGGGGTCTTATCTATCAGAATATGCAAACTTTGCGGAACTCTCTGCGGCAACTTTAATTGCGCTAGGGGTCGATCCCCAACACCTGACAATAGTTGCCGATCTCAGTCAGTCGCCCGATCGCACTGCTAGCTCTGCGGCAATCCTGGCTCGCTGGTTAGCAACTTCCGAACTAGAAGTAACAGCAATAAATCTGTTTTCTTTTGGTGCTCATGCCCGTCGGAGTTGGCTACTTTTTAAAGATATTCTCGAACCGGAGATACATATCGGGATTGTCTCCTGCGAACCATTAAACTACGATCCGAAAAGTTGGTGGCATTCTAGTGAAGGGGTGCGGACGGTCATTTCCGAACTCCTCGCTTACTTGTATGTCCGCATCTTCAATTTTTAG
- a CDS encoding glycosyltransferase has protein sequence MSALKLSILTHSLNGGAFTNICPSLMRGFQELGVDCELVLLHATAEELARYPDLRIVSLNVKRTSFSLWATVRYLREHQPDIMISMPWYFNIVAIWAKYLSGAKTKVIIGEQNIISLEASIEHRDKLHLRLLPILMRYTYPYGDGLVGVAKDVITDLVEDLNINVKIPAQVIFNPSNPPRLAKLAQESIDHPWFQNADIPVIVTAARLAKQKQLDNLLRAFARVVEETPARLIILGEGPLRAELEHLCQELGIAELVWMPGYDPNPYRYMARCDLFVLASAWEGSPVALQEAMACGAAALVTDAPGGMKDIVEYGKYGIMVPTNDTDALAQGILQILTQPELKERFRQQSKLRSQEFNYLNISKQYLEFCQSILSPAQPEVLNHY, from the coding sequence ATGAGCGCATTAAAGTTGTCCATCCTAACGCACTCGCTTAATGGCGGAGCGTTTACGAATATCTGTCCCTCACTCATGCGGGGATTTCAGGAATTAGGAGTAGATTGTGAGTTAGTGCTTTTACATGCAACTGCTGAAGAGTTAGCTCGATATCCAGATTTACGCATCGTCTCACTGAATGTAAAACGCACATCTTTTTCGCTGTGGGCAACTGTCCGTTACTTACGAGAACATCAGCCAGATATCATGATCTCTATGCCATGGTATTTCAATATTGTCGCTATTTGGGCGAAATATCTCTCGGGAGCCAAGACTAAAGTAATCATTGGAGAGCAAAATATTATTAGTTTAGAAGCTAGCATCGAGCATCGAGACAAACTGCATCTGCGATTATTGCCAATTCTAATGCGCTATACCTATCCGTATGGTGATGGTTTGGTGGGAGTTGCTAAAGATGTCATTACTGATTTGGTTGAGGATCTCAACATTAATGTTAAGATTCCAGCCCAGGTGATTTTCAATCCGAGCAACCCGCCGCGCCTAGCAAAACTCGCGCAAGAGTCGATCGACCATCCTTGGTTCCAGAACGCAGACATTCCAGTCATAGTCACAGCCGCTCGATTGGCAAAGCAAAAACAGCTAGATAATTTACTCAGAGCATTTGCGCGGGTGGTCGAGGAGACTCCTGCAAGACTGATAATTCTGGGAGAGGGGCCATTGAGAGCAGAGCTAGAACATCTGTGCCAAGAGCTAGGTATTGCCGAATTAGTGTGGATGCCCGGTTACGATCCAAATCCTTATCGATATATGGCTCGGTGCGATCTATTTGTCTTAGCTTCTGCATGGGAAGGTAGTCCAGTCGCATTACAGGAGGCGATGGCATGTGGAGCAGCAGCACTGGTTACCGATGCACCAGGTGGCATGAAAGACATTGTGGAGTATGGCAAGTATGGCATAATGGTACCGACCAACGATACTGATGCTTTGGCTCAAGGAATCCTGCAAATACTCACCCAACCTGAATTAAAAGAGCGGTTTCGCCAACAATCAAAGCTACGATCGCAAGAATTTAATTACTTAAATATTAGTAAACAGTACCTAGAATTTTGTCAATCCATACTCTCACCTGCCCAGCCAGAAGTCTTGAATCACTATTAA
- a CDS encoding glycosyltransferase family 4 protein produces the protein MKVLLSAYACEPGRGTEPGVGWNTAWEIAKYHEVWILTRPDDGKEAIEAELQRNPNPNLHFVYFTLPILGSLWRQGGSIAFLIHYYLWQIQAFFVARRLHAEIGFELSHHVTFVKYSVPSFLALLPIPFIFGPVGGAESAPTAFAQDFRWRGKIHEFLRGLSQWFGERDPFTQMTVRRSVLSWATTPETAERLVKMGASRVEVLSQVGLLPEEVTRMEQFPLSDCAPLRFISIGRLLHWKGFDLGLRAFAQANLPKEAQYWLIGSGSEQDYLQQLVVDLGIADRVKFLAQMPRQELFLNLGTCTALVHPSLHESGGFVCLEAMAAGRPVICLNLGGPAVQVTEETGFKIPALSPTQVITGLAKAMSILANDPELRLSMGRAGQQRVKEFYNWEVRGHQMCQLYDNVVKARLIQPESIA, from the coding sequence ATGAAAGTTTTACTATCAGCCTATGCCTGCGAACCAGGTCGAGGTACAGAACCAGGCGTAGGTTGGAATACTGCCTGGGAAATTGCCAAATACCACGAAGTTTGGATCTTAACCCGTCCCGATGACGGCAAAGAGGCGATCGAAGCCGAACTTCAGCGCAACCCCAATCCCAATCTTCACTTTGTGTATTTTACGCTGCCTATTTTAGGATCTTTGTGGCGACAAGGGGGTTCGATCGCCTTCCTAATTCACTACTATTTATGGCAGATCCAGGCATTTTTTGTCGCTCGTCGCTTACATGCCGAGATTGGCTTTGAACTCTCACATCACGTCACTTTTGTTAAGTACTCCGTTCCCAGTTTTCTTGCTCTGCTACCAATTCCGTTTATTTTTGGGCCAGTTGGTGGAGCCGAATCGGCCCCTACAGCATTTGCTCAAGATTTTCGATGGAGAGGGAAAATTCATGAATTTTTACGGGGGTTGTCTCAATGGTTTGGTGAGAGGGATCCATTCACTCAAATGACCGTTCGCCGTAGCGTTCTCAGTTGGGCAACGACTCCAGAAACCGCTGAACGTCTGGTCAAAATGGGTGCAAGTCGTGTTGAAGTGCTTTCCCAGGTAGGCTTGTTACCTGAAGAAGTAACTCGGATGGAGCAGTTCCCTTTATCAGATTGTGCCCCGCTCCGATTTATTAGTATTGGCAGATTACTACATTGGAAGGGGTTTGACTTAGGTCTACGAGCATTTGCTCAAGCTAACTTACCAAAAGAGGCGCAGTATTGGCTAATTGGTAGTGGTTCGGAGCAGGACTATCTACAACAGCTAGTAGTAGATCTAGGTATTGCAGATCGAGTTAAGTTTTTAGCTCAGATGCCCCGACAAGAACTTTTCTTAAATTTGGGCACTTGTACGGCACTGGTTCATCCTAGTCTGCATGAGTCAGGTGGCTTTGTGTGTCTGGAGGCGATGGCAGCAGGGCGACCCGTGATTTGTTTGAATTTGGGAGGACCAGCCGTTCAAGTAACCGAAGAAACTGGTTTTAAAATCCCTGCGCTATCTCCAACGCAAGTAATTACGGGATTAGCTAAGGCTATGAGCATTCTTGCTAATGACCCCGAACTACGCTTGTCAATGGGTCGAGCTGGTCAACAGCGAGTTAAGGAATTCTATAACTGGGAAGTGCGGGGTCATCAAATGTGCCAATTGTATGACAACGTAGTTAAAGCAAGGCTGATTCAGCCGGAGTCGATCGCTTGA